One stretch of Daphnia pulicaria isolate SC F1-1A chromosome 8, SC_F0-13Bv2, whole genome shotgun sequence DNA includes these proteins:
- the LOC124311895 gene encoding collagen alpha-1(I) chain-like: MKAAAIILTCLFAAALAAPQYQRAQVAYGDNYELEDIQRQWERFLEYLPWLRGQAGAQGPQGPAGAPGVVDNSDKYIAGPPGAPGPQGYAGPKGEKGNTGAPGSTGAPGPQGNPGDDGAPGAQGLTGARGNDGATGAPGAPGYSGAKGEPGAHGAPGMNGAPGARGKDGYNGAPGPSGPKGETGAPGVTVQSNVPGPVGTPGYPGKDGAPGAPGGPGPIGPVETTGPQGPAGKDGSPGYPGSPGPKGEAGTRGYNGAPGKDGLNGAPGSIGPVGPQGPVGNPGYDGAPGKDGSNGLTGAPGKDGYNGAPGAPGPQGEQGKTGKDGNPGGPGAPGGPGAPGSQGLQGKQGPSGYPGGPGPVGPVGPIGPIGPQGKPGTPGYPGGPGPVGPVGPVGPAGYQGKTGQTGPPGPVGPIGPIGAPGHVTYAAPGRYY; the protein is encoded by the exons ATGAAAGCAGCA gCTATCATTTTAACTTGCCTCTTTGCGGCTGCTTTGGCTGCTCCGCAATACCAGCGGGCTCAAGTAGCTTACGGTGACAACTACGAGCTTGAAGATATTCAAAGACAGTGGGAACGCTTCCTTGA GTACCTTCCATGGCTGAGAGGACAAGCTGGTGCCCAAGGACCCCAAGGACCCGCTGGAGCTCCCGGAGTTGTTGACAACTCTGATAAATATATTGCTGGACCACCTGGAGCCCCTGGCCCGCAAGGATATGCTGGACCTaagggagaaaagggaaatacTGGCGCCCCTGGATCTACTGGCGCTCCGGGACCTCAAGGAAATCCCGGAGATGATGGAGCACCTGGAGCACAAGGATTGACTGGTGCAAGAGGCAATGATGGAGCTACTGGTGCCCCTGGTGCTCCTGGTTACTCTGGCGCAAAGGGAGAACCCGGAGCTCATGGAGCTCCAGGCATGAATGGAGCACCTGGTGCTCGAGGCAAAGACGGTTACAATGGAGCCCCTGGACCTTCTGGACCTAAAGGAGAAACGGGTGCCCCTGGTGTAACTGTTCAATCTAATGTTCCCGGACCAGTTGGAACCCCTGGTTATCCTGGTAAAGACGGAGCTCCTGGCGCTCCTGGAGGACCCGGGCCCATTGGCCCAGTTGAAACAACTGGACCCCAAGGCCCCGCTGGTAAAGATGGTTCTCCTGGTTACCCTGGCAGCCCTGGTCCCAAGGGAGAGGCTGGAACTCGAGGTTATAACGGTGCTCCAGGCAAAGACGGACTTAACGGCGCTCCTGGATCTATCGGCCCTGTTGGACCTCAAGGCCCTGTTGGAAATCCAGGTTACGATGGAGCTCCTGGTAAAGACGGTTCCAATGGCTTGACTGGCGCTCCTGGAAAAGATGGATACAACGGCGCTCCTGGTGCTCCAG GACCTCAAGGCGAACAAGGCAAAACTGGTAAGGATGGTAATCCTGGGGGACCTGGTGCCCCTGGTGGCCCCGGAGCTCCCGGCTCCCAAGGTCTTCAAGGAAAACAGGGCCCCTCTGGATACCCCGGCGGTCCTGGCCCCGTTGGACCAGTTGGACCGATCGGACCGATCGGACCTCAAGGTAAACCTGGTACCCCAGGATACCCCGGCGGTCCTGGTCCCGTCGGCCCCGTCGGTCCGGTCGGCCCTGCTGGCTACCAAGGCAAAACTGGGCAAACTGGACCCCCTGGACCAGTTGGACCAATTGGACCAATCGGTGCTCCAGGACATGTCACCTACGCCGCTCCTGGGCGCTATTATTAA
- the LOC124311894 gene encoding collagen alpha-1(I) chain-like — translation MKAAAIILTCLFAAALAAPQYQRAQVAYGDNYELEEIQRQWERFLEYLPWLRGQAGAQGPQGPAGAPGVVDKSDKYIAGPPGAPGPQGYAGPKGEKGNTGAPGSTGAPGPQGNPGDDGAPGAQGLTGARGNDGATGAPGAPGYSGAKGEPGAPGAPGMNGAPGARGKDGYNGAPGPSGPKGETGAPGVTVQSNVPGPVGTPGYPGKDGAPGAPGGPGPIGPVGTTGPQGPAGKDGSPGYPGSPGPKGEAGTRGYNGAPGKDGLNGAPGSIGPVGPQGPVGNPGYDGAPGKDGSNGLTGAPGKDGYNGAPSAPGPQGEQGKTGKDGNPEGPGAPGGPELPAPKVFKEKRALDTLAALAPLDLLDQLDRLDLKGAIGGGFGQSQQSTVVGPPGPPGAPGPVGPKGETGNAGNPGTPGGPGPVGPAGFNGGPGGPGPAGESGSNGAPGAPGGPGFPGAKGEAGFNGAPGLNGGPGSPGRDGFNGSPGLAGPKGQPGSPGVTLPSNLPGPAGSPGFPCKDGAPGFAGGPGPVGPVGPQGPVSPVGRPGENCFLGGPGPKGEAESPGFPGGPGRDGQPGAPSGQSGRWTPRTCWFPWLQWRSQKRERHFSGGQGAPGKDGLPGGPGFPGRPGKDGLNGGPGAPGFPGGPRPVGPQGKPGAPGFNGEPGPAGPVGPIGGPGPQDKPGTPGSPGPVGPAGQTGIAGTVTPVQAPAYEVPVHQPAPVDQPSYQQPTQAPFWAAPTQPSWWTPVQPSFHQPQQWAYGR, via the exons ATGAAAGCAGCA gCTATCATTTTAACTTGCCTCTTTGCGGCTGCTTTGGCTGCTCCGCAATACCAGCGGGCTCAAGTAGCTTACGGTGACAACTACGAGCTTGAAGAGATTCAAAGACAGTGGGAACGCTTCCTTGA GTACCTTCCATGGCTGAGAGGACAAGCTGGTGCCCAAGGACCCCAAGGACCCGCTGGAGCTCCCGGAGTTGTTGACAAATCTGATAAATATATTGCTGGACCACCTGGAGCCCCTGGCCCGCAAGGATATGCTGGACCTaagggagaaaagggaaatacTGGCGCCCCTGGATCTACTGGCGCTCCGGGACCTCAAGGAAATCCCGGAGATGATGGAGCACCTGGAGCACAAGGATTGACTGGTGCAAGAGGCAATGATGGAGCTACTGGTGCCCCTGGTGCTCCTGGTTACTCTGGCGCAAAGGGAGAACCCGGAGCTCCTGGAGCTCCAGGCATGAATGGAGCACCTGGTGCTCGAGGCAAAGACGGTTACAATGGAGCCCCTGGACCTTCTGGACCTAAAGGAGAAACGGGTGCCCCTGGTGTAACTGTTCAATCTAATGTTCCCGGACCAGTTGGAACCCCTGGTTATCCTGGTAAAGACGGAGCTCCTGGCGCTCCTGGAGGACCCGGGCCCATTGGCCCAGTTGGAACAACTGGACCCCAAGGCCCCGCTGGTAAAGATGGTTCTCCTGGTTACCCTGGCAGCCCTGGTCCCAAGGGAGAGGCTGGAACTCGAGGTTATAACGGTGCTCCAGGCAAAGACGGACTTAACGGCGCTCCTGGATCTATCGGCCCTGTTGGACCTCAAGGCCCTGTTGGAAATCCAGGCTACGATGGAGCTCCTGGTAAAGACGGTTCCAATGGCTTGACTGGCGCTCCTGGAAAAGATGGATACAACGGCGCTCCTAGTGCTCCAG GACCTCAAGGCGAACAAGGCAAAACTGGTAAGGATGGTAATCCTGAGGGACCTGGTGCCCCTGGTGGCCCGGAGCTCCCGGCTCCCAAGGTCTTCAAGGAAAAGAGGGCTCTGGATACCCTGGCAGCCCTGGCCCCGTTGGACCTGTTGGACCAGTTGGACCGATTGGACCTCAAG GGTGCTATTGGAGGAGGATTCGGACAGTCACAACAGAGCACAGTAGTCGGACCACCAGGACCACCTGGCGCCCCTGGACCTGTTGGACCGAAGGGAGAAACTGGAAATGCTGGAAATCCAGGAACACCTGGAGGACCCGGACCTGTTGGCCCTGCCGGATTCAATGGTGGACCTGGTGGACCTGGACCAGCAGGCGAAAGTGGCTCTAATGGAGCTCCCGGCGCTCCTGGCGGACCTGGTTTCCCTGGAGCAAAGGGAGAAGCTGGATTTAACGGAGCACCTGGTCTCAATGGAGGTCCAGGATCCCCTGGCAGAGACGGCTTTAATGGATCACCTGGATTAGCTGGACCCAAGGGTCAACCTGGCTCACCCGGAGTAACTTTGCCCTCAAATCTTCCTGGACCTGCCGGGTCTCCTGGCTTCCCATGTAAAGACGGAGCTCCAGGTTTCGCTGGCGGACCTGGACCTGTCGGCCCGGTTGGACCTCAAGGACCAGTTAGCCCAGTTGGCAGACCTGGTGAAAATTGTTTCCTTGGAGGACCTGGCCCTAAAGGTGAAGCTGAAAGTCCTGGTTTCCCAGGTGGACCTGGCAGAGATGGACAACCCGGTGCTCCAAGCGGGCAATCTGGACGTTGGACCCCAAGGACCTGCTGGTTCCCCTGGCTTCAATGGCGCTCCCAGAAAAGGGAGCGCCATTTCTCTGGCGGGCAAGGAGCTCCAGGCAAAGACGGACTACCAGGCGGACCAGGTTTCCCAG GCAGACCCGGCAAAGATGGACTTAACGGAGGCCCCGGCGCTCCTGGCTTCCCAGGCGGACCCCGACCAGTTGGACCTCAAGGCAAACCCGGTGCTCCAGGTTTCAATGGCGAACCTGGACCAGCTGGACCCGTTGGACCGATTGGTGGCCCCGGACCTCAAGATAAACCAGGAACACCAGGTAGTCCAGGACCAGTTGGACCGGCTGGACAAACCGGAATTGCCGGAACTGtgacgccagttcaagccccGGCATACGAAGTACCTGTTCATCAACCTGCACCAGTTGATCAGCCATCTTACCAACAACCAACTCAAGCACCATTTTGGGCAGCTCCGACTCAACCGTCGTGGTGGACTCCTGTTCAGCCCTCATTCCATCAGCCGCAGCAATGGGCCTACGGACGATGA